The Lycium barbarum isolate Lr01 chromosome 10, ASM1917538v2, whole genome shotgun sequence genome includes a region encoding these proteins:
- the LOC132614182 gene encoding ubiquitin-conjugating enzyme E2 variant 1B-like isoform X5 — MDDADDVYMQSWTGTIIGPPNTVHEGRIYQLKLFCGKEYPDQPPGVRFQSRINMSCVNYETGVVEPSLFPMLADWKRENTMEDVLMQLKKEMMSPQNRKLSQPSDGNEEGRVDQKGLVVKCCIM, encoded by the exons ATGGACGACGCAGATGATGTGTACATGCAGTCATGGACAGGAACTATAATTGGTCCTCCTAAT ACTGTACATGAAGGGCGCATCTATCAGTTGAAACTATTTTGTGGAAAGGAATATCCAGATCAGCCACCTGGTGTAAGGTTCCAGTCCAGGATTAACATGAGCTGCGTAAATTATGAAACTGGTGTG GTAGAGCCAAGTCTTTTCCCCATGCTTGCTGACTGGAAGAGGGAAAACACAATGGAGGATGTATTGATGCAGTTGAAAAAGGAAATGATGTCTCCCCAAAATCGAAAGCTATCTCAACCTTCTGATG GCAATGAAGAGGGTCGGGTGGATCAAAAAGGCCTAGTTGTGAAATGCTGCATTATGTAA
- the LOC132614182 gene encoding ubiquitin-conjugating enzyme E2 variant 1B-like isoform X2, with the protein MLPEMGSQGSSRVVVPRNFRLLEELERGEKGIGDGTVSYGMDDADDVYMQSWTGTIIGPPNTVHEGRIYQLKLFCGKEYPDQPPGVRFQSRINMSCVNYETGVVEPSLFPMLADWKRENTMEDVLMQLKKEMMSPQNRKLSQPSDGNEEGRVDQKGLVVKCCIM; encoded by the exons ATGCTGCCAGAAATGGGGTCACAAGGATCATCAAGAGTTGTAG TCCCGAGGAATTTCAGATTATTGGAAGAGCTTGAAAGAGGAGAAAAGGGAATAGGGGATGGAACTGTTAGCTACGGGATGGACGACGCAGATGATGTGTACATGCAGTCATGGACAGGAACTATAATTGGTCCTCCTAAT ACTGTACATGAAGGGCGCATCTATCAGTTGAAACTATTTTGTGGAAAGGAATATCCAGATCAGCCACCTGGTGTAAGGTTCCAGTCCAGGATTAACATGAGCTGCGTAAATTATGAAACTGGTGTG GTAGAGCCAAGTCTTTTCCCCATGCTTGCTGACTGGAAGAGGGAAAACACAATGGAGGATGTATTGATGCAGTTGAAAAAGGAAATGATGTCTCCCCAAAATCGAAAGCTATCTCAACCTTCTGATG GCAATGAAGAGGGTCGGGTGGATCAAAAAGGCCTAGTTGTGAAATGCTGCATTATGTAA
- the LOC132614182 gene encoding ubiquitin-conjugating enzyme E2 variant 1B-like isoform X3 gives MLPEMGSEGSSRVVVPRNFRLLEELERGEKGIGDGTVSYGMDDADDVYMQSWTGTIIGPPNTVHEGRIYQLKLFCGKEYPDQPPGVRFQSRINMSCVNYETGVVEPSLFPMLADWKRENTMEDVLMQLKKEMMSPQNRKLSQPSDGNEEGRVDQKGLVVKCCIM, from the exons ATGCTACCAGAAATGGGGTCAGAAGGATCATCAAGAGTTGTAG TCCCGAGGAATTTCAGATTATTGGAAGAGCTTGAAAGAGGAGAAAAGGGAATAGGGGATGGAACTGTTAGCTACGGGATGGACGACGCAGATGATGTGTACATGCAGTCATGGACAGGAACTATAATTGGTCCTCCTAAT ACTGTACATGAAGGGCGCATCTATCAGTTGAAACTATTTTGTGGAAAGGAATATCCAGATCAGCCACCTGGTGTAAGGTTCCAGTCCAGGATTAACATGAGCTGCGTAAATTATGAAACTGGTGTG GTAGAGCCAAGTCTTTTCCCCATGCTTGCTGACTGGAAGAGGGAAAACACAATGGAGGATGTATTGATGCAGTTGAAAAAGGAAATGATGTCTCCCCAAAATCGAAAGCTATCTCAACCTTCTGATG GCAATGAAGAGGGTCGGGTGGATCAAAAAGGCCTAGTTGTGAAATGCTGCATTATGTAA
- the LOC132614182 gene encoding ubiquitin-conjugating enzyme E2 variant 1B-like isoform X4 — translation MLPEMGSEGSSRVVVPRNFRLLEELERGEKGIGDGTVSYGMDDADDVYMQSWTGTIIGPPNTVHEGRIYQLKLFCGKEYPDQPPGVRFQSRINMSCVNYETGVVEPSLFPMLADWKRENTMEDVLMQLKKEMMSPQNRKLSQPSDGNEEGRVDQKGLVVKCCIM, via the exons ATGCTGCCAGAAATGGGGTCAGAAGGATCATCAAGAGTTGTAG TCCCGAGGAATTTCAGATTATTGGAAGAGCTTGAAAGAGGAGAAAAGGGAATAGGGGATGGAACTGTTAGCTACGGGATGGACGACGCAGATGATGTGTACATGCAGTCATGGACAGGAACTATAATTGGTCCTCCTAAT ACTGTACATGAAGGGCGCATCTATCAGTTGAAACTATTTTGTGGAAAGGAATATCCAGATCAGCCACCTGGTGTAAGGTTCCAGTCCAGGATTAACATGAGCTGCGTAAATTATGAAACTGGTGTG GTAGAGCCAAGTCTTTTCCCCATGCTTGCTGACTGGAAGAGGGAAAACACAATGGAGGATGTATTGATGCAGTTGAAAAAGGAAATGATGTCTCCCCAAAATCGAAAGCTATCTCAACCTTCTGATG GCAATGAAGAGGGTCGGGTGGATCAAAAAGGCCTAGTTGTGAAATGCTGCATTATGTAA
- the LOC132614182 gene encoding ubiquitin-conjugating enzyme E2 variant 1B-like isoform X1 — protein MLPEMGSEGSSRVVVPRNFRLLEELERGEKGIGDGTVSYGMDDADDVYMQSWTGTIIGPPNTVHEGRIYQLKLFCGKEYPDQPPGVRFQSRINMSCVNYETGVVEPSLFPMLADWKRENTMEDVLMQLKKEMMSPQNRKLSQPSDGNEEGRVDQKGLVVKCCIM, from the exons ATGCTTCCAGAAATGGGGTCAGAAGGATCATCAAGAGTTGTGG TCCCGAGGAATTTCAGATTATTGGAAGAGCTTGAAAGAGGAGAAAAGGGAATAGGGGATGGAACTGTTAGCTACGGGATGGACGACGCAGATGATGTGTACATGCAGTCATGGACAGGAACTATAATTGGTCCTCCTAAT ACTGTACATGAAGGGCGCATCTATCAGTTGAAACTATTTTGTGGAAAGGAATATCCAGATCAGCCACCTGGTGTAAGGTTCCAGTCCAGGATTAACATGAGCTGCGTAAATTATGAAACTGGTGTG GTAGAGCCAAGTCTTTTCCCCATGCTTGCTGACTGGAAGAGGGAAAACACAATGGAGGATGTATTGATGCAGTTGAAAAAGGAAATGATGTCTCCCCAAAATCGAAAGCTATCTCAACCTTCTGATG GCAATGAAGAGGGTCGGGTGGATCAAAAAGGCCTAGTTGTGAAATGCTGCATTATGTAA